The Phycisphaeraceae bacterium genome segment GGCTGTTTGAGTCTCTGCCGTTGGTGGCGTACGCAGTGTGATCTCGATGGATTCGGTTGATGCACCTCCCCATCGATATCCTGAATCATCAAGAAGCGCCTTGTTGGCGAATGCCTCAAAAGGCGCACGATCGCTGTCGACGACCCAATGGCGCAATCGGCTGACTGTCCGGCGCATGGCCGCCCGTCGGGCAGAGTCAACTCGGCCGAGGGACTCCCGGGTCTCATCCTGCACACCCACACTTGCCAGGTTCCCTGCGGCCGTGATTCGCCGCAGTTGCAGTGCAAGGAGCCGCTGCTCCTCCACAAGCGGTCCAGAATCGCGTCGATGCGCCTCAACAATCGCCGCAATCTGCGCCCGAACCTCCGGCGCCTCCATCCCCGGGCGCTCCAGCAGCCACTCGGCCACGCGCTCCGCGGCGTCCACGCGATACGCGGCGGGGAAGTTGACCCGATCCACCGCCGCGGTGAACACCGAGCGCAACTCCGCTTCACGCCCCTCCGGCGAGCCGGATTCGATCACCTGCGCGATCTGGAGCGCGGTTCGCTCGTTGAGGGACCAGTAGCGGTCGAACATGCCCAGCACGCGCCGCTTCAGCGCGTCCGCGGCCGGGCCATCCCCCGAGTCTGATCGGATTTCAAGCGAGCGAATCTCAGGCCACGACCGAGCACGCTCCACCGACATGGCGGCCAGTTCTGCCCGATAGGCCGTCTGCACTTTCCGGAACTCGTCACTATCGCCCACGATTCGGGCGATCTCCGGCTGGGATTCGCTCACCGACTCAAGGACATCCAGGAGGCAGATGCGCGAGCCCAGATCGCGCTGGGGCTGGGCCTCGATGTTGTTCAGCAGCACATCAATGATGAAACGCTCACGGGCCGCCAGAATGGCGCCCCCATCCACCGCCTCAGTCGCCAGCGATGTCACATCATCCAGCAGTTTCATCAGGTCGGCAAGAAACCGCTCGACCGCCGGCGCGTGTTCCTGCTTGTGGAACAGCTGCCGCTGACTGGTGTAATCGGCGGGAAGGAACTCGCCCGGATAGGTCGCCAATGGTTTGCCGTCCGGCCCTTTGCCCCACGGCATGACCAGTTCTTGGTACGCGTTGGTGAGTTTCGCGCTGACCTCCCGCGTCGATTCGCCGTGAAGCCGATACAGGTCCAAGGCGATGGTGCGCCCGTCATCGTTGAGCCGCAGCCGCTCGATGAGCCGCTCCAGATGTCGCGGCGTCACCTGATAGACCAGCCAGTACTTTGGGCCGAGGGGCGGGGCGTTCTTGCGGGCCTCATCCATCCGCCGCTGCATTTCCTGCTGAGCGATCTTCACCCAGGGGTGCTCTTCCTGTTCCTGCCCATCCTGCGCCAGCGCGTGCGGCGACGACACTGCCACGCAAAAAGCAGCAGCCAGCCCGGTGATCGTGAGTTGTCGGATTCCCCAGTTCATACCGGCGCCCCTTCGCCATGTAGTTCAACGGGCAACATATCAGAGATCAGGGGGGTGGCAAGCCCTTTTATGGCATCCCTGCAAAAAAGTTGAGCGTGCCCCCACGACTTCGGGACGTGCATCCGGCCGCCCGACATTCCGAGGAAATGCCAAGTCGCCATGTCGCACAGGTGCTCATTGCATGTGGGTCGTTAATGCCGTTCACACGAGGGATCGAAGACAATCTGGACGAACCTCTCCATAAACACACTCCCCCGCACCGCCCCCGCCGACATCGAGGCATACGGCTCGAACGCCGCGCAGCGGCGGTAGCCGCGGCGTTCGTAGAAGCGAATGGCGGCGTGCTGCTCGGTTCCCGTCTCCAGCCGCACCAGCGGGCGGCCGCAGGCGAGGGCCTCATGCTCCAGCCGGGTGATGATGGCGTCCGCCACGCCGGCGCCGCGCCACGCGGGGCGGACGAACATGCGCTTGAGTTCGGCGAAGCCGTCGAGCAGGGCGATGCCGCCGCAGCCGACGGGTTCGCCACCGTCGCGTCTGCCGGAATCTCCCTCGGAATCCGAACAGGAGACGCCCCCGCCTCCAACAGTCACCCGCGCCACGAAGAACCGGACATTCGGCTGAAAGATCGCCTCCACCGACAGCCCGTGCCGCTGCTCGGGCGGGTAGTTGGCGGCCAGTTCCGATTCCAGCTCGGCGACCAGGGCGCGGACTTCATCCGTCGGCGCGGCGACACGCTCCACTTCGATGGAGAAATGCTGCGGCGTCGTCGTGGCGGGTTTGGCAGTCATGGAGACGCACTCCTTCACTCCGGCGGGTAGCGCAACGATATCGCGCCGCAGCACGGCGGGCACGAGTGAATCAATGGCGATCATGAATACACCTGATCCCGGAACGGTGAATGAAGCATCCACCGCAGAGAGCGCGGAACGCGAAGTTCCAACTGCAGAATTGATCCCGGAGCGATCGAAGAAGACTATTACATAAAGCCGCAACGGATGCACAAGCCGGAACCCCGAGCGAGTTATCTCGGCGACCTCCGCGACTCAGCGGTCAATCCGGGTTTCGGGATCGACGCCGCAGACCGCTCCCTCACGGTCGCGGCTCGCTTCTCGTGGATGCGGACTTCGAATACGCTGCGGCTTCGCAGTCGAATCGATTCATTGCCGACAATCGGCTCAGCCGCTCCCCGCGCTCTTCCCATCCAGTCCCGTGCGGCGGCGGACTTCGGCCAGGTACTTCTGCACCATGGCGGGGTCGCCTTCCTCGAGGAACTGGCGCTTGAGCCGCATCGCCTCGACCAGGTGGTCGTGCGCCTCCAGCCGATACTGCAGCCGCTCGCCCAGCGTACGCAGGGCCGTGAGCACCAGTCCGGCGGAAAGCACCAGGATGGTCCCGAGCACCAGGGCTTCCATGCCGGGCGCATCGGCCGGGCGGGGCGTCGACTTGAGCGGGGAGGGGGAGGAACCCGCGGATGGATCGATGCGGGCGCCAGCGGCCGATGGATCGACCCGGCGCCGACTGCGGGGGCGGATGACAGGCGAGGACGACTGTCCCACCACCCTTCCGATGATCGCTTCGCTTCGTGACCGACCCGACTGGTACACTACTTCCACGATGTTGACCTTCCGGATCATGACGTTCGTTCTGGCGACCCTCCTTGCGGGGCTTCATCCAGCCGCGGCGCGGGCACAGGACAACGTGGACATCACGCTCGAGACATTCGGCGTCTCGGGCCACTATCGACCCGGCGACTTCGTACCCATCCGCGTGCTGCTCAAGAGCAACCTGAGCAGCCCCGAGACGGTGCAGGTGGTGTGGGAGGTGCCGGAGGCGTCGGGCGACATCGCCGAGGTGATGCGCGAGGTCGCGGTGAACACCGGCGTGCCCGTCAGCGTGTGGCTCTACGCCCGTGTGCTGCCCTCCACGAATGATCAGACGGTCTTCGCCCTGCGCGTTTATCGCGATGTGGATGGCGTCCGTGGTGAGGAACTGGGCGGCAGGATTGTCAGCCCCGCCACGGCGATCACCGCCGCGTCCCGCGTCTCTCCCGCCGAGGGGATGATCGCCATCGTGGGCGGCACCAACGCCGCCGGGCTTGATGAGTACAACGTCACCGGATCACGCAATATCAACGATCCGATCACGGGCCACGAATACACCCGCCTGGTGCGCGGACTGAGCGTTTCAGACCTGCCCGACCGCTGGGAAGGGCTGGCGCCCTTCGAGGCCGTCGTGTGGACCAGCGGCCTGCCCAGCGCGCTGCGTCAGGGCCAGGCGGACGCCCTGCGCGAATACATCCGCCGGGGCGGGCATCTGGTGATCCCGCTGCCGTCCGTGGGCAACGACTGGGGGCTGGGCGCGGTAGGCAATCATCCGTTGCACGATCTGGTTCCTGTCGCTGCCCCGCGGACGGAGAACGTCCGGCTCTCCATGGTCCTGCCGATCATCAGCAAGCGGCGGCAGATTGATGAACGCGATGACATCGAGTTCCCCATCCGGGTGTTTGAATCATTCGGGAATGGATACGAGCCGCTCATCGCGCTGCCCAAGCCGGACGGTCGCGTCCTGGGCGTGCAGCGGATCGAGGGGTTCGGGCGCGTGACGTTCATCGGCGTCGAGCTTCAGTCGGGGCAGCTGGGTCGCCCGCGCGACAACCGGGGCGGCGGGCTGCTGGAAGGCGACGTGGTGTGGAACCGCGTGCTGGGGCGCCGGGCCGACACCTTGCACCCGACCCAGTTCGCCACGCTGGCGGGGCCCGGACGCGACGCCAGCCGCCTGAATGACGGCTACCGGCGCGAGGTCGTGGTGGCCGGCGGACGCACCATTCTCGACGCCATCAGTCTCAGCGGACGGGCGGCGGTCGGCATCGGACTGGCGTTTCTCCTGTTCGTGGCGTACTGGCTGGTGGCGGGACCAGCGGGATTCGCGGTGCTCAAATCCACGAAGCGTCTGAGGCACGCCTGGGTGGCGTTCTTCCTGACGAGCGCGGCCTTTACGCTTCTGGCCTGGGGCATGGTGAAGGTCTTCGGGCAGAAGTCGGTGCAGGTGCAGCACCTGACGTTCCTGGACATCGTGTCGCCGCCGCCGGGCGCCGCGGCGGACGCGACGCCGGGCTTCCGGGCCTCGATGTGGTTCAGCGTCTTCCTGCCCGGCTACGGCCCGCGGGAGATTTCGATCCGCTCGACTGAGGGCTTCCGCGACGTGCTGGCGCCCTTCGCCGCCCCGGACGTGGACCCCGTCCGGTTCCCCAACGTGGCAAGGTACGTGCTGCCGGTGCGCAGCCCGGCGTCGTACGAGGTGCCGGCCCGCGCCACCACCAAGGAGATGTACGCCCGCTGGATGGGCACGCCCGAGGGAGACTGGGCCGGGGCCATCGAAGTCGTCGAGCCGATCGAGTACGACCGGCGCGGCCGCCGCCTCTCCGCGGGAGCCATGGGTCACAACCTGCCCGGGCGACTGACCAACGTGCGGCTGTATCTGGTGCAACCGATCCGGCTGCCCAACAAGGTCTACCGCGACGGGACGGGGCAAGATCCGATCCTGCGGACCGGCGCCAGCGGGCAGGGTCTGAACGTCACGCAAAGCTGGGCGATCCCCGACATGGAGAAGGGCGCCGTGATCCGCCTCGACACGCTGGGGGCGGGCATCGCGCAGTTCGACACCGAGATCGGACGCGACTTCACCACCGTCACCGGCTACGAAGACGACGACATGGCGTGGCAGCGCGGCGCGGCGCGACCCGCCGCCGCCGATCCGCGCGTGCAGTACCGGCTGCTGACGTTCTTCAGCATGGCCCCAGCGCCGGCCTACGTGCAGCCGCCCGGCAGCATGGGGGGGACGAGGCCGACCATCCGCCGCATCGTCGGTCGCGAACTGGACCTGTCAGCGTGGCTGGCGCGACCATGCATCATCGTCATGGGCGAACTGGTCGGGTCGGAGACGCCCGTGCCCCTGCGCGTCAGCGACCGCCCGGTCGAGAGCCGGGGGCTCACCATCGTGCGCTGGATCTACCCGCTGCCCGTGACCGCAGACGACGTGGCTGAAGAGCCGACGGCGAACTGAACGGCACACGACCACCCTCGAGCGTACGGAACCGCGGCAATCGTCTGCGAGCCGCGACTGTCACCAACGAGCCGCGACTGTCACCAACGAGCCGCGACCGTGAGGGAGCGGGTTCCTGGCGACTCACTCCGCCCTGACGAGGCGCGGCCAGATCCACAGCAGCGAGAGCGCCCCCAGCGGCACGTAGAGCAACGCCTCGCCGGCGGACTCAATCAACGCCAGCGA includes the following:
- a CDS encoding GNAT family N-acetyltransferase, which codes for MTAKPATTTPQHFSIEVERVAAPTDEVRALVAELESELAANYPPEQRHGLSVEAIFQPNVRFFVARVTVGGGGVSCSDSEGDSGRRDGGEPVGCGGIALLDGFAELKRMFVRPAWRGAGVADAIITRLEHEALACGRPLVRLETGTEQHAAIRFYERRGYRRCAAFEPYASMSAGAVRGSVFMERFVQIVFDPSCERH